A stretch of the Coprobacillus cateniformis genome encodes the following:
- a CDS encoding NAD(P)H-dependent glycerol-3-phosphate dehydrogenase: MSKIAILGTGSWATGLARVLNDNGHEIMMYGIDQSEIDDINIRHCNYKYFKDVQLEKGIVATLSLEKTMEDASYILITIPTQFVKDTLLKVKPLLKEKITVINAAKGFDMNTNMRMSETIRDVFTESEINPVVSLIGPSHAEEVVERILTAVCSVSLDEGTAQDVQKLFSNQYFRVYTSNDEIGAEYGAAYKNVIAVASGIIAGLGYGDNTRAALITRGLHEMSLYGVVKGGQRETYFGLTGIGDLIVTCSSVHSRNYQAGLEIGESNRAIDFMAHNTKTCEGVRTCKVIHDDVSQHSYGIETPIVDAVYRVLYENADPKATVAELMSRDLKSEQL, from the coding sequence ATGAGTAAAATTGCCATTCTAGGAACTGGAAGCTGGGCAACTGGACTTGCTCGTGTACTTAATGATAATGGTCATGAAATCATGATGTATGGTATTGACCAAAGTGAAATTGATGATATTAATATTAGACACTGCAATTATAAATATTTTAAAGATGTGCAATTGGAAAAAGGGATAGTTGCTACTTTGTCTTTAGAAAAGACAATGGAGGATGCTTCTTATATCTTAATAACAATTCCTACTCAATTTGTTAAAGATACACTTCTTAAAGTCAAACCTTTATTAAAAGAAAAGATTACAGTTATTAACGCTGCCAAAGGTTTTGATATGAATACCAATATGCGCATGTCTGAGACAATTAGAGATGTTTTTACTGAATCTGAAATCAATCCAGTTGTTTCACTGATTGGTCCTTCACATGCTGAAGAGGTGGTTGAAAGAATATTGACAGCTGTTTGTTCGGTATCTTTAGATGAGGGAACTGCCCAAGATGTACAAAAATTATTCTCTAATCAATATTTTAGAGTATACACATCTAATGACGAAATTGGTGCTGAGTATGGAGCAGCGTATAAAAATGTTATTGCTGTTGCTTCTGGTATTATTGCTGGTTTAGGATATGGTGATAATACAAGGGCGGCATTAATAACAAGAGGTTTGCATGAAATGAGTTTATATGGTGTTGTGAAAGGCGGACAACGTGAAACATATTTTGGATTAACGGGAATTGGGGATTTGATTGTCACATGTTCATCTGTTCATTCACGCAATTATCAGGCTGGACTCGAAATTGGTGAAAGCAATCGGGCAATTGATTTTATGGCTCATAATACGAAAACATGCGAAGGTGTGAGAACATGTAAGGTTATACATGATGATGTTTCACAACACAGTTATGGTATTGAAACGCCTATTGTGGATGCTGTCTATCGTGTTCTTTATGAGAATGCTGATCCTAAAGCAACTGTTGCTGAATTGATGTCAAGAGATTTAAAGTCTGAACAATTATAA
- the der gene encoding ribosome biogenesis GTPase Der, giving the protein MIQGVVAIVGRANVGKSTIFNRIVGERVSIVEDIPGVTRDRIYANASWLTRDFRLIDTGGIELEDASFTEQIKMQAEIAIEEADVILFVVNGREGITREDAFVARMLQKSKKPIVLAVNKIDDQVYKDNIYDFYNLGVGDPIAVSGSHGIGIGDILDQIIHLMPESEDHREEDEIRFSIIGRPNVGKSSLTNALLGEERVIVSDIEGTTRDAIDTAFEKDGQKYRVIDTAGMRKKGKVYENIEKYSILRALSAVEKSDVVLVVIDGERGVVEQDKHVAGNAHEAGRGVILVVNKWDLVQKDGKTMQKMEKELREQFKYLDYAPIVFTSAKEKKRIDLLFPLIQEVYANNRKRVTTSVLNDVLIDAQAMNPTTTFNGGRLKIYYVNQVSVCPPTFVLFTNDPMYLHFSYKRYLENRLREAFGFEGTPIHIIARKRD; this is encoded by the coding sequence ATGATTCAGGGAGTTGTAGCGATTGTTGGTCGTGCAAATGTTGGTAAATCGACGATATTCAATCGTATTGTTGGAGAAAGAGTGTCTATTGTAGAAGACATACCAGGTGTGACACGTGATCGTATTTATGCGAATGCATCATGGTTAACACGTGATTTTCGTCTCATAGATACTGGAGGTATAGAATTAGAAGATGCTTCATTCACGGAACAAATTAAAATGCAAGCTGAGATTGCAATTGAAGAAGCTGATGTTATTTTATTTGTTGTGAATGGTCGTGAAGGTATAACAAGAGAAGATGCCTTTGTTGCAAGAATGCTGCAAAAATCTAAAAAGCCAATTGTCTTGGCTGTCAATAAGATTGATGATCAGGTCTATAAAGATAATATTTATGATTTTTATAATTTAGGTGTTGGTGATCCTATTGCTGTTTCAGGGAGTCATGGAATTGGGATTGGTGATATCTTAGACCAGATTATTCATCTTATGCCAGAGAGTGAAGACCATCGTGAAGAGGATGAAATTCGTTTTTCAATAATTGGGAGACCTAATGTAGGAAAATCGTCATTAACCAATGCGTTATTAGGAGAAGAACGTGTTATTGTATCTGATATTGAAGGAACGACACGTGATGCTATTGATACAGCATTTGAAAAAGATGGACAGAAATATCGGGTTATTGATACAGCAGGAATGCGTAAAAAAGGAAAAGTATATGAGAATATTGAAAAGTATTCTATATTAAGAGCCTTATCAGCAGTGGAAAAAAGTGATGTTGTTTTGGTTGTTATTGATGGTGAACGTGGTGTTGTTGAACAGGATAAGCATGTTGCTGGAAATGCTCATGAAGCAGGACGTGGTGTTATTTTGGTCGTGAATAAATGGGATTTGGTTCAAAAAGATGGCAAAACAATGCAAAAGATGGAAAAAGAGTTGCGTGAACAGTTTAAGTATTTAGATTATGCACCAATTGTATTTACATCTGCAAAAGAAAAAAAACGTATTGATTTGTTATTTCCATTGATTCAAGAAGTTTATGCCAATAATCGAAAACGTGTTACAACAAGTGTATTAAATGATGTTTTGATTGATGCTCAAGCTATGAATCCAACGACAACATTTAATGGTGGACGTTTAAAAATTTATTATGTGAATCAAGTAAGTGTCTGTCCACCAACATTTGTCTTATTTACGAATGACCCAATGTATTTGCATTTTAGTTATAAACGTTATTTAGAAAACAGATTACGTGAAGCCTTTGGATTTGAAGGTACACCTATTCATATTATTGCAAGAAAGAGGGATTAA
- the cmk gene encoding (d)CMP kinase, with protein MKKISIAIDGPAAAGKSTIAKLVARNLNYTYIDTGAMYRCVAYCALKNHVNFDDETGVSALLKNIDIRMLPDGTIHLNQEDVTSLIRENEVSMGASLVSKYQAVREFLVDKQREMAQGGGVILDGRDIGTVVLKDAELKIYQIASIECRAMRRHKENMERGIASDLEAIKAEIALRDEQDMTRKISPLKKADDAIEIDTSDMTLDEVVAHVMNLVAQRV; from the coding sequence TTGCCAAGTTGGTTGCTAGAAACTTAAATTATACGTACATAGATACTGGCGCAATGTATCGCTGTGTTGCTTATTGTGCATTAAAGAATCATGTTAATTTTGATGATGAAACTGGAGTAAGTGCATTATTAAAAAATATTGATATTCGGATGTTGCCAGATGGAACGATTCATTTAAATCAAGAAGATGTGACATCATTGATTAGGGAAAATGAAGTATCTATGGGGGCAAGTTTGGTTTCTAAATATCAGGCAGTTAGAGAGTTTCTTGTTGATAAACAACGGGAGATGGCTCAAGGTGGAGGCGTTATTTTAGATGGCAGAGATATTGGAACTGTAGTTTTGAAGGATGCTGAACTTAAAATATATCAAATTGCAAGTATTGAATGTCGGGCAATGCGCAGACATAAGGAAAATATGGAAAGAGGTATTGCTTCTGATTTAGAAGCAATCAAGGCTGAAATTGCGTTGCGTGATGAACAGGATATGACAAGAAAAATCTCACCACTTAAAAAGGCAGATGATGCTATTGAGATTGATACTTCAGATATGACTTTAGATGAAGTTGTTGCTCATGTGATGAATTTGGTTGCTCAAAGAGTATAA